In Deinococcus sp. QL22, the following are encoded in one genomic region:
- the tgt gene encoding tRNA guanosine(34) transglycosylase Tgt yields the protein MFEFEIQHRDGRARVAQFHTPRGTVMTPMFMPVGTQGTVKGISPQELIEIKSQMILGNTYHLMLRPGEDLVRAHGGLPGFTAYPGPFLTDSGGFQVMSLGHMRKITEEGVTFKSHLDGSMVKLTPERSIEVQQALGADVIMAFDECPPFPAERDYITRSLERTIRWLDRCLNVQKNDHQALFAIVQGGIHEDLRQHSLDLTLPFNTLGFAIGGLAVGESKAEMYPAVAFTAARLPENKPRYLMGVGHPEDLVAGIALGVDMFDCVYPTRTGRFGYALTDDGRLNMNSSAPRRQLEPVDADCDCYACRHYTRAYLAHLVRAEELLAPRMLSLHNLRYLHRLVERARDAIAAGQFQQWATTWAERYFKGQIPDWFAATLQHDPLQVRPPAPF from the coding sequence ATGTTTGAGTTCGAAATTCAGCACCGTGATGGCCGGGCACGTGTCGCGCAGTTCCATACGCCACGCGGCACGGTTATGACGCCCATGTTTATGCCGGTAGGTACGCAGGGTACTGTTAAAGGCATCAGTCCGCAAGAACTGATTGAAATTAAATCGCAGATGATATTGGGCAATACCTACCATCTTATGCTCCGGCCCGGTGAGGATTTGGTACGTGCCCATGGTGGTTTGCCCGGTTTTACGGCCTATCCTGGCCCTTTTCTGACCGATTCCGGTGGGTTTCAGGTCATGAGCCTCGGCCATATGCGCAAAATTACAGAAGAGGGCGTGACCTTCAAAAGTCATCTGGACGGCAGCATGGTCAAGCTGACGCCCGAGCGCAGCATAGAAGTGCAGCAGGCCCTGGGTGCAGACGTGATTATGGCGTTTGACGAATGTCCGCCTTTTCCAGCCGAGCGAGATTACATTACGCGGAGCCTAGAACGAACCATTCGTTGGCTTGACCGTTGCTTGAACGTCCAGAAGAACGATCACCAAGCTCTATTTGCTATCGTGCAGGGCGGCATTCACGAGGATTTGAGGCAGCATAGTTTGGATTTGACTTTGCCTTTCAATACACTGGGATTTGCCATTGGTGGCCTCGCGGTGGGCGAGAGCAAGGCGGAGATGTACCCCGCAGTCGCCTTTACTGCAGCCAGACTTCCAGAAAATAAGCCGCGTTACCTGATGGGCGTAGGGCACCCCGAAGACCTCGTGGCGGGCATTGCGCTGGGTGTAGATATGTTCGACTGTGTGTACCCGACCCGCACTGGGCGTTTCGGGTATGCCCTCACTGACGATGGCCGCCTGAACATGAACTCCAGCGCCCCCAGACGGCAGCTAGAGCCGGTTGACGCTGACTGTGACTGCTACGCCTGCCGCCACTACACACGGGCTTATTTGGCCCACCTGGTGCGTGCCGAGGAGTTGTTGGCCCCCAGAATGCTGTCTCTGCACAACCTGCGCTATCTGCACCGTTTGGTAGAGCGAGCCAGAGACGCTATCGCTGCGGGCCAGTTCCAGCAATGGGCGACCACCTGGGCGGAACGCTATTTTAAGGGTCAGATTCCAGATTGGTTTGCGGCCACATTGCAGCACGATCCCCTACAAGTCCGTCCTCCGGCACCTTTCTGA
- the moaD gene encoding molybdopterin converting factor subunit 1 — translation MRVNVVFFARLKREIGMESLSLEVAEAANVRAVATVIEQQHGVSFKGCMVAVNETYATPEQVLHDGDEVAFLPPVAGGSDSGEDPETLCGVTASPLLLQTADAFLVQPAYGAQAYFVGTVRSPNKSKRVEFIEYEGFAPLAEKVMLGAAEAARERHGILRVFIQHRVGRLLPGEASILIGVASPHRRAALEACDFIIELLKVQVPVWKREVDEDGEHWVDGTAGQPTL, via the coding sequence ATGCGGGTCAACGTGGTGTTTTTTGCGCGCCTGAAGCGTGAAATAGGAATGGAAAGTCTCTCTCTGGAGGTCGCGGAGGCCGCCAATGTGCGGGCGGTGGCGACAGTCATAGAACAGCAACATGGAGTGAGCTTCAAAGGCTGCATGGTGGCCGTCAACGAAACGTACGCCACACCTGAACAAGTGCTGCATGACGGCGATGAAGTGGCTTTTTTGCCCCCAGTGGCGGGCGGCAGCGACTCTGGAGAAGACCCAGAGACCTTGTGCGGAGTCACGGCCTCTCCCCTGTTGCTACAAACGGCGGACGCCTTTTTGGTGCAGCCTGCTTACGGCGCACAGGCCTACTTTGTGGGTACAGTTCGCAGTCCCAACAAGAGCAAGCGGGTGGAATTCATCGAGTACGAGGGCTTTGCACCGTTGGCCGAAAAGGTGATGTTAGGTGCGGCAGAGGCGGCGCGTGAGCGGCACGGCATCTTGCGTGTGTTTATTCAGCACCGCGTGGGCCGCCTGCTGCCCGGCGAGGCCAGCATCCTCATTGGGGTCGCCAGCCCGCATCGCCGCGCCGCGCTGGAAGCCTGCGACTTCATCATTGAGTTGTTGAAGGTGCAAGTGCCAGTATGGAAGCGTGAAGTAGACGAAGACGGCGAGCACTGGGTTGACGGCACCGCAGGCCAACCCACGCTTTAG
- a CDS encoding S-layer homology domain-containing protein — MMKKSLLVLTAALSFGFAAAQDTAPAAPAQAPTLTDVPAGHWAKDAIDRLVERGIILGYPDGTFRGTQNLTRYEAAVIIARVLDQIRTGEVTVTETSVFTAEDLTALQNAIQELAADLTALGVRVSDLEENAVNRDDFSRLEARVEEIAGAGGDETAITGIQTQIDELTARADEYDTLRADIDDNASSIAALNDLTVLLNQDILNLQDRVSAAEAAQADFVTRTDFDNLSGRVTAVDNRVTGVAGRVTTLENAPKFSISGNIDAAYGRINLISGTQHFDVDRLTRQTFADGVFSSGVNCPTGAYAASGNAVSCTDTNNQTFTGGIGFGVKASNLVTANGTIVVNDAAINFYTNNSFAVGNDVSVNVDNASASGTISGQKFDVNYHNGNSKFKFNDYLFANDNDTEGAVTRRGAVINIEATQLPLAPKLTVVAGNARDNKGSSILEGNYYGVRASVNPGGIGTVGVSFAQMDGLTSAGRSAYGVDYDVKFGPVGITGAGVASVQASPATFVSSGGTFQNAVNSADYAFYTDVKADFGVVKAAANYRAIEAAYANGEASMSGNDSAYYTDYKTSQPYGADQVGFGGALSTNLGPVVLGAYGDSYVPYNNGDRNTSFGVSGGVKFGALSAVGFYNRATLTTGTSTRQLAIDANNFAYNLGTPYMDTATVPFAFSSTFGGVLKHDGAATNALIPGLSFTVADAYFYGLRRDNAGTVTVNDTLDGSANDLQVYGSYSGTFAGVKIEPFARYHLFKTTNDARVFDQNAAANATTTATTANIGTSTYNTVKYGVKLSTQPLTGVPLQPSFFANFANRLTTPGSQTQVITTSATELFGQAGITLNQFLVPNMKASLGYAYYQGFNVASTINASSASAASATYSAAADRIYSSPFSGGGSPFINTSGFGTANGKVDGVFGQLSWNGIAANYGVFRNTNLNDNTTSVAQGFKVNYTFKF; from the coding sequence ATGATGAAGAAGAGCTTGTTGGTTCTCACCGCCGCGTTGTCTTTCGGCTTCGCTGCCGCGCAAGACACCGCACCTGCCGCACCTGCGCAGGCCCCTACGCTGACCGACGTTCCTGCCGGTCACTGGGCCAAAGACGCCATCGACCGTCTGGTCGAGCGCGGTATCATCCTCGGCTACCCCGATGGAACCTTCCGTGGCACGCAGAACCTGACCCGCTACGAAGCCGCTGTGATCATCGCCCGCGTGTTGGATCAAATCCGCACCGGTGAAGTGACTGTCACTGAAACCAGTGTCTTCACCGCCGAAGACCTGACCGCGTTGCAGAACGCCATTCAGGAACTCGCTGCCGACCTGACCGCCCTCGGCGTCCGCGTTAGCGACCTCGAAGAGAACGCTGTCAACCGCGACGACTTCAGCCGCCTCGAAGCCCGCGTGGAAGAAATCGCCGGTGCCGGTGGCGACGAAACCGCCATCACTGGCATCCAGACCCAGATCGACGAGCTGACCGCCCGCGCCGACGAGTACGACACCCTGCGTGCCGACATTGACGACAACGCCAGCTCCATCGCCGCCCTGAACGACCTGACCGTGTTGCTGAACCAAGACATCCTGAACCTTCAGGATCGTGTCAGCGCCGCCGAAGCTGCTCAGGCCGATTTCGTGACGCGCACCGACTTCGACAACCTGTCGGGCCGCGTGACCGCCGTAGACAACCGCGTGACCGGCGTTGCTGGCCGCGTGACCACCCTGGAGAACGCTCCCAAATTCAGCATCTCCGGCAACATTGATGCTGCTTATGGGCGCATTAACCTGATCAGCGGCACCCAGCACTTCGACGTTGACCGTTTGACCCGCCAGACCTTTGCTGACGGCGTGTTCAGCAGCGGCGTGAACTGCCCCACCGGAGCCTACGCTGCTTCCGGCAACGCAGTGAGCTGCACCGACACCAACAACCAAACCTTCACCGGTGGCATCGGTTTCGGCGTGAAAGCCAGCAATTTGGTCACCGCTAACGGCACCATTGTCGTCAACGACGCTGCTATCAACTTCTACACCAACAACTCCTTTGCTGTTGGCAACGACGTTTCCGTGAACGTAGACAACGCGAGCGCCAGCGGTACCATCAGCGGCCAGAAGTTCGATGTCAACTATCACAACGGCAACAGCAAGTTCAAGTTCAATGACTACTTGTTCGCCAACGACAACGATACTGAAGGCGCAGTCACCCGGCGTGGTGCGGTCATCAACATCGAAGCCACCCAGTTGCCCCTTGCTCCCAAGTTGACTGTCGTTGCTGGCAACGCCAGAGATAACAAAGGCAGCAGCATCCTCGAAGGCAACTACTACGGCGTCCGTGCCAGCGTCAACCCCGGTGGCATCGGTACCGTTGGAGTTTCGTTCGCGCAAATGGACGGCCTGACTTCTGCTGGACGCAGTGCTTACGGCGTAGATTACGACGTCAAGTTTGGCCCCGTCGGCATTACTGGTGCGGGCGTTGCTAGCGTTCAAGCCTCTCCTGCCACCTTCGTGTCGAGTGGCGGAACCTTCCAGAATGCTGTGAACAGCGCCGACTACGCTTTCTACACCGATGTCAAAGCTGACTTCGGCGTCGTGAAGGCCGCAGCCAACTACCGCGCCATTGAAGCTGCATACGCCAACGGTGAAGCCAGCATGTCCGGCAATGATTCGGCGTACTACACCGATTACAAGACCAGCCAGCCCTACGGTGCGGATCAGGTCGGCTTCGGCGGCGCTTTGTCCACCAACCTCGGCCCTGTCGTGTTGGGCGCTTATGGCGATTCCTACGTGCCCTACAACAACGGCGACCGCAACACCAGCTTCGGCGTCAGCGGCGGTGTGAAGTTCGGCGCTCTGTCGGCAGTCGGTTTCTACAACCGCGCTACCCTCACCACCGGTACGTCCACTCGCCAGCTTGCAATTGATGCTAACAACTTTGCGTACAACTTGGGTACTCCTTACATGGATACCGCAACTGTGCCCTTCGCTTTCTCCAGCACGTTCGGTGGCGTCCTGAAGCATGACGGCGCTGCAACCAACGCTTTGATTCCCGGCCTGAGCTTTACCGTTGCCGACGCTTACTTCTACGGTCTGCGCCGCGACAACGCGGGAACGGTCACGGTCAACGACACTTTGGATGGCAGTGCCAATGACCTTCAGGTTTACGGTAGCTACAGTGGCACCTTCGCTGGCGTCAAGATCGAGCCGTTTGCTCGCTACCACTTGTTCAAGACGACCAACGATGCCCGTGTCTTTGATCAGAACGCTGCAGCCAACGCTACGACGACTGCAACGACTGCCAACATCGGCACCTCGACCTACAACACGGTCAAGTACGGCGTGAAGCTCAGCACTCAGCCCCTCACCGGTGTGCCCTTGCAGCCTAGCTTCTTCGCTAACTTTGCCAATCGCCTCACGACGCCCGGCAGCCAGACGCAGGTCATCACCACCAGCGCAACCGAGTTGTTTGGTCAGGCAGGCATTACCCTGAACCAGTTCTTGGTGCCCAACATGAAGGCTAGCTTGGGCTACGCCTACTACCAGGGCTTCAACGTTGCTTCGACCATCAATGCGAGCAGTGCGAGTGCTGCAAGCGCAACCTACAGCGCTGCTGCTGACCGCATCTACTCCAGCCCCTTCAGCGGCGGCGGAAGCCCCTTCATCAACACCTCTGGCTTCGGTACGGCCAACGGCAAGGTGGACGGCGTCTTCGGACAACTCTCGTGGAACGGCATTGCTGCCAACTACGGCGTGTTCCGCAACACCAACCTGAACGACAACACGACCAGCGTTGCTCAGGGCTTCAAGGTCAACTACACCTTCAAGTTCTAA